A genomic stretch from Pararhizobium sp. IMCC21322 includes:
- a CDS encoding ABC transporter substrate-binding protein, whose translation MRKTLLIATAITGFAFAAQAAEVTVLGWGGAYTKSQSEAYHKPFTAETGITVNSVDADNPATPIKAQVEAGNVTIDVASVEFADGIRLCDEGLLEEIDHSILPAAPDGTPATEDFLPGSLTECIIGTDVYATVFAYNSSKFDGNAPTSIADFFDTAAFPGKRGMRKTAKANLEMALMADGVPAAEVYDLLGTDEGVDRAFAKLDLIKDLVVWWEAGAQPPQLLADGEVDMSTAYNGRIFNAVIGEDQPFEIIWDGQVYEFEGYVIPKGAPNMEEAKAFVAFAARTEALAKAAEWISYGPPRVSSGPLVGKYFDGSIEMGPNLPTTAANLTNALASSNDFWADKDTELNERFNAWLAN comes from the coding sequence ATGAGAAAAACTCTACTTATTGCAACAGCCATAACCGGTTTTGCTTTCGCGGCGCAAGCTGCCGAAGTGACGGTCCTTGGTTGGGGTGGCGCATACACCAAAAGCCAGTCCGAAGCCTACCATAAGCCATTCACAGCTGAGACCGGTATCACCGTGAACTCTGTTGATGCCGATAACCCTGCAACGCCTATCAAAGCGCAGGTTGAGGCAGGCAATGTGACGATTGATGTCGCCAGTGTTGAATTTGCGGATGGTATTCGTCTCTGCGATGAAGGCCTGCTCGAAGAAATTGATCACTCAATTCTGCCAGCAGCACCGGACGGCACTCCGGCTACCGAAGATTTCCTGCCCGGCTCATTGACAGAGTGCATTATCGGCACAGATGTATATGCCACCGTATTTGCCTATAATTCCAGCAAGTTTGATGGCAACGCACCAACGTCGATTGCGGACTTTTTTGATACAGCAGCGTTTCCTGGCAAACGCGGTATGCGCAAAACCGCAAAGGCAAATCTTGAAATGGCTCTGATGGCGGACGGTGTACCGGCTGCTGAAGTGTACGATCTGCTTGGAACCGATGAAGGCGTTGATCGTGCATTCGCCAAATTGGACCTGATTAAAGATTTGGTCGTCTGGTGGGAAGCTGGCGCTCAGCCACCACAACTTCTGGCAGATGGTGAAGTTGACATGTCAACTGCCTATAATGGCCGGATTTTCAATGCGGTCATCGGTGAAGATCAGCCATTTGAAATCATCTGGGATGGCCAGGTATACGAGTTTGAAGGCTACGTGATTCCAAAAGGTGCGCCAAATATGGAAGAAGCGAAAGCGTTTGTGGCATTTGCTGCGCGCACGGAAGCTTTGGCCAAAGCTGCGGAATGGATCAGCTATGGTCCGCCCCGGGTTTCCTCTGGTCCATTGGTCGGCAAATATTTTGACGGATCAATCGAGATGGGTCCAAATCTGCCAACAACGGCTGCCAACCTGACAAACGCCCTGGCATCCTCTAACGATTTCTGGGCTGACAAGGATACCGAGCTGAACGAACGCTTTAACGCGTGGCTCGCGAACTGA
- a CDS encoding ABC transporter ATP-binding protein has translation MLVVKNLNLSMPKGEFLTMLGPSGSGKTTCLMMLAGFETATRGEIRLDGAEINNIPPHKRGIGMVFQNYALFPHMTVGENLAFPLEVRGMGKAERDAKVIRALDMVQMGEFGSRRPAQLSGGQQQRVALARALVFDPSLVLMDEPLGALDKQLREHMQYEIKHLHESLGITVVYVTHDQSEALTMSDRVAVFNDGEIQQLAPPADLYECPDNSFVAQFIGENNKLNGTVSERSGDEVSVKLENGAQCKALAVNCGGVGEETLISIRPERVAIGGSVGDNSTEALVKELIYLGDHIRCRLNVHGNDQFIVKVSNSAGHKHLVVGEKTQINWAVQDARALNPL, from the coding sequence GTGCTGGTCGTAAAAAATCTGAACCTTTCCATGCCAAAGGGTGAGTTTCTCACAATGCTTGGTCCGTCAGGGTCAGGCAAGACAACCTGTCTGATGATGCTGGCGGGGTTTGAAACCGCAACCCGCGGTGAAATTCGATTGGATGGCGCTGAAATCAACAACATTCCTCCGCACAAACGCGGCATTGGTATGGTGTTTCAGAACTATGCCTTGTTCCCTCATATGACTGTTGGTGAAAACCTGGCTTTTCCGCTGGAAGTGCGCGGCATGGGCAAGGCCGAGAGAGACGCCAAGGTGATCCGTGCGCTGGATATGGTTCAGATGGGGGAATTTGGGTCCCGTCGCCCGGCGCAATTGTCAGGCGGCCAGCAACAAAGGGTTGCATTGGCGCGTGCCCTGGTTTTCGACCCAAGTCTGGTGCTGATGGATGAGCCCCTCGGAGCCCTCGACAAGCAGCTCCGCGAGCACATGCAATATGAAATCAAGCATCTGCATGAAAGCCTCGGCATTACGGTTGTTTATGTGACACATGATCAATCAGAGGCGCTGACGATGTCTGATCGCGTTGCCGTATTTAATGATGGTGAAATCCAGCAGCTTGCACCACCGGCAGACTTGTATGAATGCCCGGACAATAGTTTTGTGGCGCAGTTTATTGGTGAGAACAATAAATTGAACGGCACTGTCAGCGAACGGTCCGGAGATGAAGTTTCTGTGAAACTGGAAAATGGTGCACAGTGCAAAGCATTGGCTGTGAATTGCGGTGGCGTGGGAGAAGAAACGCTCATTTCAATTCGCCCCGAGCGGGTTGCCATCGGTGGAAGTGTCGGTGATAATTCGACAGAGGCCCTTGTTAAGGAACTGATTTATCTCGGCGATCACATTCGCTGTCGGTTGAATGTTCATGGAAATGACCAGTTTATTGTCAAAGTCTCAAACTCAGCTGGTCACAAACATCTGGTAGTAGGTGAAAAGACTCAGATCAACTGGGCGGTTCAGGATGCGCGTGCCTTGAACCCTCTGTAA